The following are encoded in a window of Variovorax paradoxus genomic DNA:
- a CDS encoding acyl-CoA dehydrogenase family protein translates to MDTTLTPSAAPTAATEASAIRAPLFDGPFEGSPRAAELIARIGDFLNGELADLVREKGIDHEHCPDKETLRHVWRRSHAMGFYGMTLPTAMGGLGLSLLDHVLVKESIYSSGSPLAPHVFGELSGPPRVGALAKFATPEQMANFIRPVAQAEKAICFALTEAEAGSDAGAVQTTARREGDVYVLDGRKRFISGSPFADFAVLMASTSDDPARREVTAFFVDLTQPGVEVQAGYKTMAGQSTTGDIVLTGCRVPAANLIGEPGKGLALALGRITVNRLLHCPGMVGLATVALKDARDYARTRRQFGRAIAQFQAIQHSLADMATQLCAARALMLSTARQIDAGGDPRAEASMAKLFCSEAAFRVADAAVQIHGGEGIVQGRRVEFLFRMLRMYRVLTGTSEIQKNIIARELIGDAA, encoded by the coding sequence ATGGACACCACGCTGACACCTTCCGCCGCCCCTACCGCAGCCACCGAGGCTTCGGCCATCCGCGCGCCGCTGTTCGACGGCCCCTTCGAGGGCTCGCCGCGCGCGGCCGAGCTGATCGCCCGCATCGGCGACTTCCTGAACGGCGAACTGGCCGACCTGGTGCGCGAGAAAGGCATCGACCACGAGCACTGCCCCGACAAGGAAACGCTGCGCCACGTCTGGCGCCGCTCGCACGCGATGGGCTTCTACGGCATGACGCTGCCCACAGCCATGGGCGGGCTGGGCCTGTCGCTGCTTGACCATGTGCTGGTGAAGGAGTCGATCTATTCGAGCGGCTCGCCGCTCGCGCCGCATGTGTTCGGCGAACTCAGCGGGCCGCCGCGTGTGGGTGCACTCGCCAAGTTCGCGACGCCGGAACAGATGGCGAACTTCATCCGTCCCGTGGCGCAGGCCGAAAAAGCGATCTGCTTTGCGCTCACCGAAGCCGAGGCCGGCTCCGATGCCGGCGCGGTGCAGACGACGGCGCGGCGCGAGGGCGATGTGTACGTGCTCGACGGGCGCAAGCGCTTCATCTCGGGCTCGCCGTTTGCCGACTTCGCGGTACTGATGGCGTCCACGTCGGACGATCCGGCGCGCCGCGAGGTGACGGCCTTCTTCGTCGACCTGACGCAGCCGGGCGTCGAGGTGCAGGCTGGCTACAAGACCATGGCGGGCCAGTCGACCACGGGCGACATCGTGCTCACCGGCTGCCGCGTGCCGGCCGCGAACCTCATCGGCGAACCCGGCAAGGGGCTGGCGCTCGCGCTGGGGCGCATCACGGTCAACCGGCTGCTGCATTGCCCCGGCATGGTGGGGCTGGCGACCGTGGCGCTGAAGGACGCACGCGACTACGCGCGCACGCGCCGCCAGTTCGGTCGCGCCATCGCGCAGTTCCAGGCGATCCAGCATTCGCTGGCCGACATGGCGACGCAGCTGTGCGCGGCGCGCGCGCTGATGCTGTCGACCGCGCGGCAGATCGATGCCGGCGGCGACCCGCGCGCCGAGGCCTCGATGGCCAAGCTGTTCTGCTCGGAGGCCGCGTTCCGCGTGGCCGATGCGGCGGTGCAGATCCATGGTGGCGAAGGCATCGTGCAGGGGCGGCGCGTGGAATTTCTGTTCCGCATGCTGCGCATGTACCGCGTGCTCACGGGCACGAGCGAAATCCAGAAGAACATCATCGCGCGCGAACTGATCGGCGACGCGGCCTGA
- a CDS encoding AMP-binding protein encodes MPSLSPEIANVGELASRAARLHARQIAVTTPQRACTYEQLDRRANRLANALRGLGLQRGDRVGVYLPNCIEIVELELACYKAALVKAPMNARLAPVEVAEVIANSEATLIVTTAARAETFLPLLKGAAPKLLLLDAAEGTPASYEGQLALASDAFTTERVRADELAVLHYTSGSSGVLKAAMQTFGNRLAQLRKFLSRSEGMRPGDLLGLVGPITHASGMQIVPALCSGATIRLFTGFEPGRFLDDMKKERVTHTFMVPTMINMLLAELQGRYRPLPDLHRLGYGAAPMAPARIMQAMDVFGPVLSQGYGAGETTSGVCGLSVEDHLFARAAMPERLASCGRPFLESLVEIVDDEGRPVAPGEVGEIVVSGEDVFAGYWRAPELTAEVLKDGRYHTGDLARADDEGYIYIVDRKKDMVISGGFNVYPSEVEAVLYQHAAVAEACVFSVPDDKWGEAVAAHIVLKPGASPDTAGLDDFCAARLAGFKRPRRIEFVDSLLKNANGKVARKAIQTPYWAGHARRVN; translated from the coding sequence TTGCCCTCACTCTCGCCCGAGATCGCCAACGTTGGCGAACTCGCATCCCGCGCTGCCCGCCTGCATGCCCGGCAGATCGCCGTGACCACGCCGCAGCGCGCCTGCACCTACGAACAGCTCGACCGTCGCGCGAACCGGCTGGCCAATGCCCTGCGCGGGCTCGGCCTGCAACGCGGCGACCGCGTGGGCGTGTACCTGCCCAACTGCATCGAGATCGTCGAGCTGGAGCTGGCCTGCTACAAGGCCGCGCTCGTGAAAGCGCCGATGAACGCGCGGCTCGCGCCGGTCGAGGTGGCCGAAGTCATCGCGAACAGCGAGGCTACGTTGATCGTCACCACCGCCGCGCGCGCCGAGACCTTCCTGCCGCTGTTGAAGGGCGCCGCCCCGAAGCTGCTGCTGCTCGACGCGGCCGAGGGCACGCCCGCTTCGTACGAAGGCCAGCTGGCGCTCGCCAGCGACGCCTTCACCACGGAGCGCGTGCGTGCCGACGAGCTGGCCGTGCTGCACTACACCTCGGGCTCCAGCGGCGTGCTCAAGGCCGCGATGCAGACCTTCGGCAACCGGCTGGCCCAGCTGCGCAAGTTCTTGTCGCGCAGCGAGGGCATGCGCCCCGGCGACCTGCTGGGGCTGGTGGGCCCGATCACGCACGCCTCGGGCATGCAGATCGTGCCGGCGCTGTGCAGCGGCGCGACCATCCGCCTGTTCACCGGCTTCGAGCCCGGGCGCTTCCTGGACGACATGAAGAAGGAACGCGTGACCCACACCTTCATGGTGCCCACCATGATCAACATGCTGCTGGCCGAGCTGCAGGGCCGCTACCGGCCGCTGCCCGACCTGCATCGCCTGGGCTACGGCGCCGCGCCGATGGCGCCCGCGCGGATCATGCAGGCGATGGACGTGTTCGGCCCCGTGCTGTCGCAGGGCTACGGCGCGGGCGAAACCACCTCGGGCGTGTGCGGCCTCTCGGTGGAAGACCACCTGTTCGCGCGCGCCGCCATGCCCGAGCGGCTGGCCTCGTGCGGCCGGCCGTTTCTCGAATCGCTGGTGGAGATCGTCGACGACGAAGGCCGGCCGGTCGCGCCCGGCGAAGTGGGCGAGATCGTGGTGAGCGGCGAAGACGTGTTCGCCGGCTACTGGCGCGCGCCCGAGCTCACGGCCGAGGTGCTGAAGGACGGCCGTTATCACACGGGCGACCTCGCGCGTGCCGACGACGAGGGCTACATCTACATCGTCGATCGCAAGAAAGACATGGTCATCAGCGGCGGCTTCAACGTGTACCCCTCGGAGGTCGAGGCCGTGCTGTACCAGCACGCGGCGGTGGCCGAGGCCTGCGTGTTCAGCGTGCCCGACGACAAGTGGGGCGAAGCGGTGGCCGCGCACATCGTGCTGAAGCCGGGCGCCTCGCCCGACACGGCCGGGCTCGACGACTTCTGCGCCGCACGGCTCGCGGGCTTCAAGCGGCCGCGCCGCATCGAGTTTGTCGATTCGCTGCTGAAGAACGCCAACGGCAAGGTCGCACGCAAGGCAATCCAGACGCCGTACTGGGCCGGCCACGCGCGCCGCGTCAACTGA
- a CDS encoding LysR family transcriptional regulator has protein sequence MDLRSLRYFIAVLEAGSLSRAAASLYVAQPALTAQIKKLEAELGTQLFDRSHVGVTPTAAGLQLYQDARRLLSDAAAMRERLQRAPDGPEGSVTVAVPFLLASLLLGPVLARLKQSHPRIRVFVIDDLSLMVRKAMVDRRADIGLLVDTASVEGLDVRPFVREGMFLCGFDAKGEVAALLGKSAKGGRAKKGAPVRPTVPFARAAGLPLVLQSRRFSIRQRVEAAAEAVGVELNVVHEHDSARVLRSLYLAGAGFTVSPACALSDGPGEQPNWLIARIVEPELLRTYHLATPVGKAPDAATQVVMQVLADEARSMIASGRWDAQFLGDGKPQP, from the coding sequence ATGGACCTGAGGTCTCTTCGCTATTTCATCGCGGTGCTCGAAGCCGGCAGCCTGTCGCGCGCGGCCGCGTCGCTGTACGTGGCGCAGCCCGCGCTGACCGCGCAGATCAAGAAGCTCGAGGCTGAACTCGGCACGCAGCTGTTCGACCGTTCGCACGTGGGCGTGACGCCGACGGCCGCGGGGCTGCAGCTGTACCAGGACGCGCGGCGCCTGCTGTCGGATGCCGCAGCCATGCGCGAGCGGCTGCAGCGCGCGCCCGACGGGCCTGAGGGCTCGGTCACGGTGGCGGTGCCGTTCCTGTTGGCGTCGTTGCTGCTCGGGCCGGTGCTGGCGCGGCTGAAGCAGTCGCACCCGCGCATCCGCGTGTTCGTGATCGACGACCTGAGCCTGATGGTGCGCAAGGCCATGGTCGATCGCCGTGCCGACATCGGGCTGCTGGTCGACACCGCGAGCGTCGAAGGGCTCGATGTGCGCCCCTTCGTGCGCGAAGGCATGTTCCTCTGCGGCTTCGATGCGAAGGGCGAGGTGGCGGCGCTGCTCGGAAAAAGCGCGAAGGGTGGGCGTGCGAAGAAGGGCGCGCCCGTGCGCCCCACGGTGCCTTTCGCGCGCGCCGCGGGCCTGCCGCTGGTGCTGCAGTCGCGCCGCTTCAGCATCCGCCAGCGCGTCGAGGCGGCGGCCGAGGCCGTGGGCGTGGAACTCAACGTGGTGCACGAACACGATTCGGCGCGCGTGCTGCGCTCGCTCTACCTGGCGGGCGCGGGCTTCACCGTTTCGCCCGCCTGCGCGCTTTCGGACGGGCCGGGGGAGCAGCCGAACTGGTTGATCGCACGCATCGTGGAGCCCGAGTTGCTGCGCACGTACCACCTGGCCACGCCGGTCGGCAAGGCGCCCGACGCGGCCACGCAGGTCGTGATGCAGGTGCTGGCCGACGAGGCGCGATCGATGATCGCCTCGGGCCGCTGGGACGCGCAGTTCCTGGGCGACGGCAAGCCCCAGCCATAG
- the bla gene encoding class A beta-lactamase, producing MNTLIQRRTLLLAVAATPLAGACSAWPKKGAQAEAGAQLAELERACGGRLGVAGFHTGSGVRLQHRAHERFPLCSTFKLMLAAAVLERSTTDASLLGRRISVGKGDLVSHSPVAEKHLATGMTVNEMCAATMQYSDNAAANLLLKVLGGPAAVTAFARRIGDTTFRLDRTEPELNTAIPGDPRDTTTPAAMSDSVQRLALGDALGAPQREQMREWLLGNTTSTERFLAGVPAGWRVGDKTGAGSYGTTNDVGVLWPPSGAPLVLSVYLTFPDKDAKGRNDVVASATRIAVKALAG from the coding sequence ATGAACACCCTCATCCAGCGCCGCACCCTGTTGCTCGCCGTCGCCGCGACCCCGCTCGCGGGCGCCTGCAGCGCCTGGCCGAAGAAGGGCGCGCAAGCCGAGGCTGGCGCACAGCTCGCCGAACTCGAGCGTGCCTGCGGCGGCCGGCTTGGCGTGGCCGGCTTTCACACCGGCAGCGGCGTGCGCCTGCAACACCGCGCGCACGAGCGGTTTCCGCTGTGCAGCACCTTCAAGCTGATGCTCGCCGCGGCCGTGCTCGAACGCAGCACGACCGACGCCAGCCTGCTCGGGCGCCGCATCAGCGTCGGCAAGGGCGACCTGGTCTCGCACTCGCCGGTCGCCGAGAAGCACCTCGCCACCGGCATGACCGTGAACGAGATGTGCGCCGCCACCATGCAGTACAGCGACAACGCCGCCGCCAACCTGCTGCTGAAGGTGCTGGGCGGGCCGGCCGCCGTCACCGCGTTTGCGCGGCGCATCGGCGACACCACCTTCCGCCTCGACCGCACCGAGCCCGAGCTGAACACCGCCATCCCCGGCGACCCGCGCGACACGACCACGCCCGCGGCCATGTCCGACAGCGTGCAGCGGCTCGCGCTGGGCGACGCGCTCGGCGCGCCGCAGCGCGAGCAGATGCGCGAATGGCTGCTCGGCAACACCACGAGCACCGAGCGCTTCCTGGCCGGCGTGCCCGCCGGCTGGCGCGTGGGCGACAAGACCGGCGCGGGCTCGTACGGCACCACCAACGACGTCGGCGTGCTGTGGCCGCCGTCGGGCGCGCCGCTGGTGCTGTCGGTCTACCTGACCTTTCCCGACAAGGACGCGAAGGGCCGCAACGACGTGGTCGCCTCGGCCACGCGCATCGCGGTGAAGGCCCTCGCGGGCTGA
- a CDS encoding ArsR/SmtB family transcription factor: MVELEIEDERLDAVFHALADGTRRTMLQLLAQGECSVGELGAPFRMSFAGASKHVKTLERAGLVSRTVQGRAHVCRLEPAALATADAWLRAYEVFWNHRLDALAQALQREAGDNGRGRA, translated from the coding sequence ATGGTTGAACTTGAAATCGAAGACGAACGGCTCGACGCCGTGTTCCACGCCCTGGCCGACGGCACGCGGCGCACCATGCTGCAGCTGCTCGCGCAGGGCGAATGCAGCGTGGGCGAGCTGGGCGCGCCGTTTCGCATGTCGTTCGCGGGCGCCTCCAAGCACGTGAAGACGCTGGAGCGCGCGGGGCTGGTGTCGCGCACCGTGCAGGGCCGCGCGCACGTGTGCCGGCTCGAACCGGCGGCGCTCGCCACGGCCGATGCGTGGCTGCGCGCGTACGAAGTCTTCTGGAACCACCGCCTGGACGCATTGGCGCAGGCGCTGCAGCGCGAGGCCGGCGACAACGGCCGCGGCCGCGCGTGA
- a CDS encoding SRPBCC family protein, whose translation MTMTLKHSLGTQTEPGTLRIERTLPAPVERVWTYLVDPEKRRTWLAGGTMAQAPGAVFELRFQHTELSGEVAPERFAAYRETHVQNSRVLRIKAPTLLVISWGNEHEDASEVTFELSPQGEQATHLVLTHRRLPDRKETLSVASGWHAHLGVLDEVLHGQKPQGFWTLLDAAEAAYATHIR comes from the coding sequence ATGACCATGACCCTGAAACACAGCCTGGGCACGCAGACCGAGCCCGGCACCCTGCGCATCGAGCGCACCCTGCCCGCGCCCGTCGAGCGCGTGTGGACCTACCTTGTCGATCCCGAGAAGCGCCGCACCTGGCTGGCCGGCGGCACCATGGCGCAGGCACCGGGCGCGGTGTTCGAGCTGCGCTTCCAGCACACCGAGCTGTCGGGCGAAGTCGCCCCCGAGCGCTTTGCGGCGTACCGCGAGACGCACGTACAGAACTCGCGCGTGCTGCGCATCAAGGCACCGACCCTGCTGGTCATCAGCTGGGGCAACGAACACGAAGACGCATCCGAAGTCACCTTCGAACTGTCGCCGCAGGGCGAGCAGGCCACGCATCTGGTGCTCACGCACCGCCGCCTGCCCGACCGCAAGGAAACGCTGAGCGTGGCCAGCGGCTGGCATGCGCACCTGGGCGTGCTCGACGAGGTGCTGCACGGGCAAAAGCCGCAAGGCTTCTGGACGCTGCTGGACGCCGCCGAGGCCGCCTACGCAACGCACATCCGCTGA